A single window of Vibrio sp. HB236076 DNA harbors:
- the mpl gene encoding UDP-N-acetylmuramate:L-alanyl-gamma-D-glutamyl-meso-diaminopimelate ligase, with protein sequence MHIHILGICGTFMGGIAVLARELGHKVTGSDANVYPPMSTMLESQGIEIIQGFDDSQLKPHPDLVIIGNAMSRGNPCVEYVLNHNLRYTSGPQWLQEGLLFDRWVLAVAGTHGKTTTSSMLTWILEHNGYQPGFLVGGVLGNFGISARLGNSPFFVVEADEYDSAFFDKRSKFVHYRPRSVILNNLEFDHADIFEDLAAIQKQFHHLVRTVPGQGKVFLPADEPALKQVLDRGCWSECEYLHADNGWSARKLSPDGSHFEVYFQQQNVGEVKWSLIGDHNVNNALMAIAAARHVGVVAEHSCEALGLFVNTQRRMELKGEVEGVKVYDDFAHHPTAIDLTIAGLRNHIQPILKQGEPSRLVAVLEARSATMKQGVHKDSLAQSLASADVIYLYQDPDLPWSLEEVAAQCKQPVHVLNNIEQLSQQLVSDSLEGDHLLIMSNGGFGGLHQKVIDGLRRQALRAAVR encoded by the coding sequence ATGCACATTCATATTCTCGGTATTTGCGGTACCTTTATGGGCGGTATTGCTGTGTTAGCTCGCGAACTCGGTCATAAAGTTACCGGATCTGATGCCAATGTTTATCCGCCGATGAGCACGATGCTTGAATCCCAAGGCATTGAAATAATTCAGGGATTTGATGATTCACAACTCAAACCACATCCCGACCTTGTCATCATTGGCAATGCCATGAGCCGTGGGAACCCGTGTGTTGAATACGTACTTAACCACAACCTGCGTTATACCTCTGGGCCGCAATGGCTACAAGAGGGATTATTGTTCGATCGCTGGGTCTTAGCTGTGGCCGGTACCCATGGAAAAACCACCACATCCAGCATGCTTACTTGGATTTTAGAACACAATGGTTACCAACCTGGCTTTTTGGTCGGCGGCGTGTTAGGTAACTTCGGTATTTCGGCGCGTTTGGGGAATAGTCCGTTTTTTGTCGTTGAAGCGGACGAATATGACAGTGCTTTTTTCGATAAGCGTTCTAAGTTTGTTCACTATCGTCCTCGCAGTGTGATTTTAAACAACCTTGAGTTCGATCATGCCGACATCTTCGAGGATTTAGCGGCGATTCAGAAGCAATTTCATCATTTAGTCAGAACGGTCCCAGGTCAGGGAAAAGTGTTTTTGCCCGCCGATGAGCCGGCGTTAAAGCAAGTTTTAGATCGCGGTTGCTGGAGTGAGTGTGAATATCTGCACGCCGACAACGGTTGGTCAGCGCGAAAGTTGTCGCCGGATGGCAGTCATTTTGAGGTGTATTTCCAACAACAGAACGTCGGCGAGGTAAAATGGTCATTAATTGGCGATCACAACGTCAACAATGCCTTGATGGCGATTGCGGCGGCTCGCCATGTCGGTGTCGTCGCTGAGCACAGTTGTGAAGCTTTAGGGCTGTTTGTCAATACCCAACGACGTATGGAGCTCAAAGGCGAGGTCGAAGGAGTGAAGGTCTATGACGATTTCGCTCACCACCCAACCGCGATTGATCTCACCATTGCCGGTTTGCGTAACCATATACAGCCTATCTTAAAGCAGGGCGAACCGTCGCGCCTGGTGGCGGTACTTGAAGCGCGCTCAGCAACCATGAAGCAAGGCGTACATAAAGACAGCTTAGCGCAATCATTGGCCAGTGCTGATGTGATTTATCTGTATCAAGATCCGGATCTGCCTTGGTCGCTCGAGGAAGTGGCCGCTCAATGTAAGCAGCCTGTTCACGTGCTCAATAACATAGAACAATTGAGCCAGCAACTGGTGTCGGACAGTCTGGAGGGGGATCATCTTTTGATCATGAGTAACGGCGGTTTTGGTGGTTTACATCAAAAAGTGATCGACGGTTTACGCCGCCAAGCTTTACGCGCTGCGGTGCGTTAG
- a CDS encoding flavin prenyltransferase UbiX, which yields MPTAVQPSYQRTQKAITLAWTGASGAPYGLRLLECLLAADYQVYLLISSAARVVLATEEGLQLPSGPQAAHAFLVERFQCDAEQLIVCGKEDWFSPVASGSAAPKQMVVCPCSAGSVAAIAHGMSDNLIERAADVVLKERGQLMLVVRETPFSTLHLENMHKLSAMGVTIMPAAPGFYHQPQSIEDLVDFMVARVLDHLGIDQGLVPRWGYNPRQRPHT from the coding sequence ATGCCAACAGCCGTTCAACCTAGCTATCAACGTACACAAAAAGCCATTACTCTCGCCTGGACGGGGGCATCGGGTGCGCCTTATGGTCTGCGCCTTTTGGAGTGTTTGTTAGCGGCAGATTATCAAGTGTATTTGCTGATCTCATCTGCGGCTCGTGTGGTACTTGCCACCGAGGAAGGGCTCCAATTACCGAGCGGGCCTCAGGCGGCACACGCGTTCTTAGTCGAGCGCTTTCAATGTGATGCCGAGCAGTTAATCGTCTGTGGTAAAGAAGATTGGTTTTCACCGGTTGCCTCGGGTTCGGCGGCGCCAAAGCAAATGGTGGTTTGCCCATGCTCCGCTGGTAGTGTGGCGGCGATTGCCCATGGTATGTCTGACAATTTGATTGAGCGTGCTGCGGATGTGGTACTCAAAGAGCGCGGTCAGTTAATGTTGGTGGTGCGAGAAACGCCATTCTCGACGCTGCACCTTGAAAATATGCACAAACTTTCCGCCATGGGGGTGACCATCATGCCCGCAGCCCCTGGCTTTTATCATCAACCACAAAGCATTGAAGACCTGGTCGACTTCATGGTAGCTCGAGTGTTGGATCACCTTGGCATCGATCAAGGGCTAGTTCCGCGCTGGGGCTATAATCCTCGACAACGACCGCATACCTAA
- the thiB gene encoding thiamine ABC transporter substrate binding subunit produces MVAISALVSSHAWAEKPVLQVYTYDSFASDWGPGPKVKTGFEQQCGCEVQFVSLDDGVSILNRLRLEGKNSQADIALGLDNNLINEAQKTGLFADYQLDSAKLTLPNGWQNTTFLPYDYGYFSFVYNKEKLSNPPSSFAQLVERQDLRIIYQDPRTSTPGQGLMLWVKALYGDKASSVWKALAKQTVTVTKGWSEAYSLFLKGESDMVLSYTTSPAYHLIAEGDDQYAATSFSEGEYVQVEVAAALKNAPHPELAQAFLNYLVSDDVQSIIPTTNWMYPVTDVALPEGYRGLAKPTKVLSLPAEEVATHRRDWIREWQQALTH; encoded by the coding sequence ATGGTGGCGATAAGCGCTTTAGTAAGTAGTCACGCTTGGGCTGAGAAGCCAGTGCTTCAAGTCTATACCTACGACTCTTTTGCCTCAGATTGGGGCCCAGGGCCGAAAGTGAAAACGGGTTTTGAACAACAGTGTGGCTGTGAAGTGCAATTTGTCAGCTTAGACGACGGCGTATCCATTCTCAATCGCTTGCGTTTAGAGGGAAAAAACAGCCAAGCCGATATCGCGCTTGGTTTGGATAACAACTTGATCAATGAAGCTCAAAAAACCGGCTTATTTGCCGACTACCAATTGGACTCGGCGAAACTGACGCTGCCGAATGGTTGGCAAAACACCACGTTCTTACCCTATGACTATGGCTACTTTTCCTTCGTATACAACAAGGAAAAACTGAGTAACCCCCCGAGCTCTTTTGCACAATTGGTCGAGCGCCAAGACCTGCGTATTATTTATCAAGATCCGCGCACTTCAACGCCAGGGCAAGGCTTGATGCTGTGGGTGAAAGCGTTATACGGCGATAAGGCTTCATCGGTGTGGAAGGCGTTGGCCAAGCAGACCGTAACGGTCACCAAGGGCTGGTCAGAAGCTTATTCATTATTCCTAAAAGGGGAGTCCGATATGGTTTTGTCGTACACGACTTCCCCGGCTTATCACTTAATTGCTGAAGGCGATGATCAGTACGCGGCGACGTCCTTTAGCGAAGGGGAATACGTGCAGGTTGAAGTCGCCGCCGCGTTGAAGAACGCTCCTCATCCTGAGTTGGCTCAAGCCTTTTTAAACTACTTAGTGAGCGATGACGTGCAGAGTATTATTCCTACCACCAACTGGATGTATCCCGTCACGGACGTTGCGTTACCGGAAGGTTATCGCGGTCTTGCTAAGCCGACCAAAGTCTTGAGTTTACCGGCAGAAGAGGTGGCGACTCATCGTCGAGATTGGATTCGCGAGTGGCAACAAGCCTTGACCCACTAA
- the thiP gene encoding thiamine/thiamine pyrophosphate ABC transporter permease has product MNTRVPKMGLVIASLIVVLVVSALSALLMQSAHLPIEQLWQDPYLRHVTWFSFLQASLSTVLSVGLAIPVAHALSRSQFRGRHVVLKIFSSTLVLPVLVGVFGLLTIYGNRGYLASLLTTLGVEHSFSIYGLGGILLAHVFFNLPYAARLLLQSLESIPYEQHLLAAHLGMNSVEKFRTVEWPWLRQQVPAIAGLVFMLCFTSFATVMALGGGPKSTTIELAIYQAIKFDFDLATGAILAIWQMLLCGTMAIVLQKGQNALPSNQGATPVEPVTQFQSSRAQHWNRVWIAVAIAFVIPPLLSVIHSGLNSQWFDVVSDSRYWQAMLNSFKVASLASVLAVCGAVFTQATSRYWRLRDHRKAADHLDLIATIILVTPGLVLSTGLFLLLRYWANAFDYAFEVVVLINGLMALPYTVKSLAQPMFKLEQDYQYLCQTLGLTGWQRWCVVEWRALRAPLAHALAISFMFSLGDLSVVALFGSADFATLPFYLYQLLGSYQTSAAAVVALTLLVLSLLCFTLSEQLLKKRTVQAPRSTKKARFTNGKTAKRNETTVLHSKTKSRGKDQLQ; this is encoded by the coding sequence ATGAACACTCGCGTGCCAAAAATGGGGCTGGTGATTGCCAGCCTCATTGTTGTTTTAGTGGTCAGTGCATTAAGCGCCTTACTGATGCAAAGTGCTCATTTACCTATTGAACAGCTGTGGCAAGACCCATACCTTCGTCATGTAACTTGGTTTAGTTTTTTGCAAGCCAGTTTGTCGACTGTTTTGAGTGTGGGCTTGGCGATCCCCGTGGCTCATGCTTTATCGCGTAGCCAATTTCGCGGCCGTCATGTCGTCCTGAAGATTTTCTCATCGACCTTGGTGCTACCGGTTCTCGTTGGGGTGTTTGGCCTGTTGACTATTTACGGCAATCGCGGCTATTTGGCGTCATTGCTGACAACCTTGGGTGTGGAACATTCCTTTTCTATTTACGGTCTCGGCGGCATTCTACTCGCGCATGTTTTTTTTAATTTGCCTTACGCCGCGCGTTTACTGCTGCAGAGCTTAGAGAGCATTCCGTACGAACAGCACTTATTGGCGGCGCACTTAGGTATGAACAGTGTTGAGAAATTTCGCACGGTAGAATGGCCTTGGTTACGCCAGCAAGTGCCTGCGATTGCCGGGTTGGTGTTTATGCTGTGTTTCACCAGTTTTGCGACTGTCATGGCATTAGGGGGCGGCCCAAAGTCCACAACGATTGAATTGGCTATTTATCAGGCGATTAAGTTTGATTTTGATTTGGCAACGGGGGCGATATTGGCCATTTGGCAAATGCTCTTGTGTGGCACTATGGCGATCGTATTGCAAAAAGGACAAAATGCGCTGCCATCGAATCAAGGCGCGACACCGGTAGAGCCAGTGACACAATTTCAATCCTCGCGAGCACAGCATTGGAATCGCGTTTGGATTGCTGTTGCGATTGCTTTTGTTATTCCGCCTTTGCTCAGTGTTATTCACAGTGGCCTTAATTCACAGTGGTTTGATGTGGTTAGTGATAGCCGTTACTGGCAGGCGATGTTGAACTCGTTTAAAGTGGCCAGCTTGGCCAGTGTATTGGCGGTGTGCGGCGCGGTCTTTACTCAGGCCACCAGTCGTTATTGGCGCTTGCGTGATCATCGCAAAGCCGCGGATCACTTAGATCTCATTGCGACCATTATTTTAGTAACCCCGGGTTTGGTATTGAGTACCGGGCTGTTTTTGTTGTTGCGCTACTGGGCCAACGCTTTTGATTATGCCTTTGAAGTTGTGGTGCTGATCAATGGGTTAATGGCCTTGCCGTACACGGTGAAAAGCCTAGCGCAACCGATGTTTAAGTTAGAGCAAGACTATCAATATCTGTGTCAAACCTTAGGATTAACGGGGTGGCAGCGTTGGTGTGTCGTGGAGTGGCGAGCGTTACGTGCCCCATTAGCCCACGCTTTGGCGATCAGTTTTATGTTTTCACTGGGGGATTTAAGCGTGGTCGCCCTTTTTGGCAGTGCTGATTTTGCCACTTTGCCTTTCTACCTTTATCAATTGTTGGGCAGTTATCAAACCTCGGCGGCGGCAGTCGTGGCTTTGACTTTATTAGTGTTGAGTTTGCTGTGCTTTACCTTGAGTGAGCAGCTGTTAAAAAAGCGCACTGTTCAAGCACCACGGTCAACGAAAAAAGCGCGTTTCACGAACGGTAAGACCGCAAAGCGAAACGAGACAACCGTGTTACATTCTAAAACCAAGTCAAGAGGTAAGGACCAGCTACAATGA
- the thiQ gene encoding thiamine ABC transporter ATP-binding protein, with amino-acid sequence MTHQETPLFSLQQVIYDYQNERFAFDLNLYQGQILALMGPSGAGKSTLLALAAGFISPLSGQVRIDGQDMTRCLPHQRPLAFLFQEHNLFHHLSVADNIALGIHPGLKLSVSEKQAVHEAAKQVGLGERLTRLPEQLSGGQKQRVALARCFVQNKKIWLLDEPFSALDPQLRIEMLELVSRLAKERGVSVVMVTHHLTDARAIASHVAYMSQGQVKVIEPVEHFNQQHSDEAIRRFVQAGE; translated from the coding sequence ATGACGCACCAGGAGACCCCGTTATTTTCTTTACAACAAGTGATTTATGACTATCAAAACGAACGCTTTGCTTTTGATCTTAACTTATATCAAGGACAAATACTCGCCTTGATGGGGCCAAGTGGTGCCGGTAAATCGACCTTGTTGGCGCTTGCGGCAGGCTTTATCTCACCGCTCTCTGGCCAGGTGCGTATCGACGGGCAAGACATGACAAGGTGCTTACCTCATCAGCGCCCTTTGGCATTTTTGTTTCAAGAGCATAACCTCTTTCACCATTTAAGCGTGGCCGACAATATTGCTTTGGGGATTCACCCAGGCCTAAAACTGTCGGTGAGTGAGAAACAGGCCGTACACGAGGCGGCAAAGCAGGTTGGATTGGGTGAGCGCTTAACTCGTTTGCCTGAACAGCTCTCCGGCGGACAGAAACAACGGGTGGCTCTGGCGCGTTGTTTTGTGCAAAACAAAAAGATTTGGCTACTCGATGAGCCATTTTCAGCCCTAGATCCTCAGTTGCGTATTGAAATGTTAGAGCTGGTGTCGAGGTTAGCCAAAGAGCGAGGAGTCAGTGTTGTGATGGTCACTCATCACTTAACCGATGCCCGTGCCATTGCCTCTCACGTGGCTTATATGTCACAGGGTCAAGTCAAGGTTATCGAGCCGGTAGAGCATTTTAATCAGCAGCACTCAGATGAGGCCATTCGACGCTTTGTGCAAGCGGGTGAGTAA
- the yjgA gene encoding ribosome biogenesis factor YjgA, with protein sequence MARKNQKAPWEPEEEIIWVSKSEMKRDMEELQKLGEELVDLKPSVLAKFPLSDDMRDAIADAQRFKNEARRRQLQYIGKMMRHEDPEPIQAALDKVRNKHSQVTAVLHKLEQLRDRVVSDGDEAISDVLELYPDADRQRLRQLARQAKKEQSAGKPAKAYREIFQMLKALQEASEQE encoded by the coding sequence ATGGCACGCAAAAATCAAAAAGCGCCTTGGGAACCGGAAGAAGAGATCATTTGGGTCAGTAAATCCGAAATGAAACGCGACATGGAAGAGTTGCAAAAGTTGGGTGAAGAACTGGTCGATTTAAAACCCAGTGTCTTAGCTAAGTTTCCTTTGAGCGATGACATGCGCGATGCGATTGCCGATGCACAGCGCTTTAAAAACGAAGCTCGTCGACGTCAGTTACAATACATTGGCAAGATGATGCGCCATGAAGACCCCGAACCGATTCAGGCAGCACTCGACAAAGTGCGCAACAAGCACTCTCAGGTTACTGCGGTGTTACACAAACTTGAGCAACTGCGTGATCGCGTGGTCAGCGACGGTGATGAAGCCATTAGCGATGTGTTAGAACTGTACCCCGATGCTGACCGTCAGCGCCTGCGCCAGCTTGCTCGTCAAGCGAAAAAAGAGCAATCGGCAGGCAAACCCGCAAAAGCGTATCGGGAAATATTTCAAATGTTAAAAGCACTGCAAGAGGCCAGTGAACAAGAGTAA